The following proteins are encoded in a genomic region of Cucumis melo cultivar AY unplaced genomic scaffold, USDA_Cmelo_AY_1.0 utg000634l, whole genome shotgun sequence:
- the LOC127146372 gene encoding LOW QUALITY PROTEIN: NADH-ubiquinone oxidoreductase chain 5-like (The sequence of the model RefSeq protein was modified relative to this genomic sequence to represent the inferred CDS: deleted 1 base in 1 codon), giving the protein MPMLVTGDNSLQLFLGWEGVGLASYLLIHFWFTRLQADKAAIKAMPVNRVGDFGLAPGISGRFTLFQTVDFSTIFARASAPRNSWISCNMRLNAITLICILLLIGAVGKSAQIGSHTWSPDAMEGPHSSTIHAATMVTAGVFMIARCSPLFEYPPTALIVITSAGATTSFLAATTGILQNDLKRVIAYSTCSQLGYMIFACGISNYSVSVFHLMNHAFFKALLFLSAGSVIHAMSDEQDMRKMGGLASSFPLTYAMMLMGSLSLIGFPFLTGFYSKDVILELAYTKYTISGNFAFWLGSLSVLFTSYYSFRSLFLTFLVPTNSFGRDIVRSHDAPIPMAIPSILLALGSLFVGYLAKV; this is encoded by the exons atgcCAATGTTGGTGACTGGAGATAACTCTCTTCAATTATTCCTGGGATGGGAGGGAGTAGGTCTTGCTTCATATTTGTTAATTCATTTCTGGTTTACACGACTTCAGGCAGATAAAGCAGCTATCAAAGCTATGCCTGTCAATCGAGTAGGTGATTTTGGATTAGCTCCTGGGATTTCGGGTCGTTTTACTCTCTTTCAAACAGTAGACTTTTCCACCATTTTTGCTCGTGCTAGTGCCCCCAGAAATTCTTGGATTTCTTGCAATATGAGATTG AATGCCATAACTCTGATTTGTATTTTACTTCTTATTGGTGCTGTTGGTAAATCCGCACAGATAGGATCGCATACTTGGTCACCcgatgctatggagggtcccCACTCCAGTACGATTCATGCAGCTACTATGGTCACAGCTGGCGTTTTCATGATAGCAAGGTGCTCCCCTTTATTTGAATACCCACCTACGGCTTTGATTGTTATTACTTCTGCAGGAGCTACGACCTCATTCCTTGCGGCAACCACGGGAATATTACAGAACGATCTAAAGAGGGTCATAGCTTATTCAACTTGCAGTCAATTAGGCTATATGATCTTTGCTTGCGGCATCTCTAACTATTCGGTTAGCGTCTTTCACTTAATGAATCACGCCTTTTTCAAAGCATTACTATTCCTGAGTGCAGGTTCGGTGATTCATGCCATGTCGGATGAGCAAGATATGCGGAAGATGGGGGGTCTTGCCTCCTCCTTCCCTTTGACCTATGCCATGATGCTCATGGGCAGCTTATCTCTAATTGGATTTCCTTTTCTAACTGGATTTTATTCCAAAGATGTAATCTTAGAGCTCGCTTACACTAAGTATACCATCAGTGGGAACTTTGCTTTCTGGTTGGGAAGTCTCTCTGTCCTTTTCACTTCTTATTACTCTTTTCGTTCACTTTTTCTAACATTTCTAGTACCAACTAATTCATTCGGGCGAGACATCGTCAGATCTCATGATGCGCCCATTCCTATGGCCATTCCTTCAATACTTCTGGCTCTCGGGAGTCTCTTTGTAGGATACTTGGCCAAAGTGTGA